A portion of the Marinobacter alexandrii genome contains these proteins:
- a CDS encoding SDR family oxidoreductase has translation MELKGKHALIIGGSSGIGFATVKKLAAHGCNITIIHRDRKQGVMALEEACSNLSSEFKISVSSFNIDATNPEKIQECILSIKELAVDKFDTVLHAVSRGNLKPFISDGPKLSSQDLALTIEAMGTNLKYWIDALLEQELISEGSKILTLTSEGNDKFWEGYGAVALAKSALETLSKYLAVELAPKGISVNIIQAGVTDTPSLRLIPGSGELIEETKKRNPYGRLTTPEDVANTIFLLSQPEARWINGALLHVDGGEHLI, from the coding sequence ATGGAATTGAAAGGCAAACATGCATTGATCATAGGTGGCTCTAGCGGTATCGGATTCGCTACTGTGAAAAAGCTAGCCGCACATGGCTGCAACATTACCATCATCCATAGGGATAGAAAACAAGGTGTGATGGCTCTCGAAGAGGCATGTTCCAATTTAAGCTCAGAATTTAAAATTTCCGTTTCCAGTTTCAACATAGATGCTACCAATCCCGAAAAGATTCAAGAATGTATACTTTCTATAAAAGAATTAGCTGTTGATAAATTCGACACAGTTCTTCATGCAGTATCCAGAGGAAATCTCAAACCATTTATTTCGGACGGACCAAAACTTTCTTCTCAGGATTTAGCACTTACGATCGAAGCTATGGGAACTAATCTGAAGTATTGGATAGATGCTCTTCTAGAACAAGAATTAATTTCAGAAGGAAGTAAAATCCTTACTCTAACATCGGAAGGAAATGATAAATTCTGGGAAGGTTATGGGGCAGTAGCTCTTGCTAAATCCGCCCTTGAAACCCTTTCTAAATATTTGGCAGTAGAATTAGCACCAAAAGGAATAAGCGTCAATATCATTCAGGCGGGTGTTACGGACACTCCCTCTTTAAGGTTAATTCCAGGGTCTGGTGAACTAATCGAGGAAACAAAGAAGAGGAATCCGTACGGAAGACTAACCACTCCTGAGGATGTCGCAAACACTATTTTCCTCCTTTCTCAGCCAGAAGCACGTTGGATAAATGGCGCACTCTTACACGTTGATGGAGGTGAACATTTGATATGA
- a CDS encoding 3-hydroxyacyl-ACP dehydratase FabZ family protein, which translates to MSTFEKILGLLPYKHPFLFVDEILSLDDESAVGSYTIKQDEFFLEGHFPGNPVVPGVILTEIMCQIGLVTLALHLMKVDGEAKILPAFTSANVDFLSKVVPTDKLIVESKKVYFRFGKLKCTVTCKKTDGTVVAKGELAGMVVKSEA; encoded by the coding sequence ATGAGTACATTCGAAAAGATACTAGGCCTTCTTCCTTACAAACACCCTTTTTTGTTTGTAGATGAAATTCTATCTCTTGATGATGAAAGTGCCGTAGGATCATATACTATCAAACAAGATGAATTCTTTCTAGAAGGCCATTTTCCAGGTAACCCTGTTGTACCGGGAGTCATTTTAACTGAAATAATGTGTCAAATTGGTCTAGTCACTTTAGCTCTTCATCTTATGAAAGTTGATGGAGAGGCTAAAATCTTACCTGCCTTCACAAGCGCTAATGTTGACTTCCTTTCAAAAGTGGTCCCCACGGATAAACTAATCGTTGAATCAAAAAAAGTCTATTTTCGCTTCGGCAAGCTAAAATGTACTGTTACCTGTAAAAAAACTGATGGCACAGTGGTAGCAAAAGGCGAGCTTGCAGGTATGGTTGTGAAATCAGAAGCGTAA